One window from the genome of Maylandia zebra isolate NMK-2024a linkage group LG18, Mzebra_GT3a, whole genome shotgun sequence encodes:
- the mbnl1 gene encoding muscleblind-like protein 1 isoform X1 codes for MAMNITHIRDTKWLTLEVCREFQRGTCSRSDQECKFAHPAKSCQVDNGRVIACFDSLKGRCSRENCKYLHPPPHLKTQLEINGRNNLIQQKNMAMLAQQMQLANAMMPGTQLPPMVRGHTRMNTPQLLPTPMFSVTPGLATNASAAAAAAAAFNPYLSPVSPSLMPPEILPSTPVLMASSPAVSQVPNAAAAAQKLLRTDRLEVCREYQRGNCSRGENDCRFAHPADSTMIDTNDNTVTVCMDYIKGRCSREKCKYFHPPAHLQAKIKAAQHQVNQATAAAAMTQSAVKSLKRPLDATFDLGIAPSVMAPLPKRAALEKANGASAVFNTGMLQYQQALASMQFQQQAAFLPSGSILCMTPAASVVPMMHGGTPATVSAATTSATSVPFATASTNQDSSLSKLTSNEYMQLIPIISADHLSSHKYLTQM; via the exons ATGGCAATGAACATAACACACATCCGTGACACAAAGTGGCTGACACTGGAAGTATGTCGGGAGTTCCAGAGGGGCACCTGCTCACGCTCCGACCAGGAGTGCAAGTTCGCTCACCCAGCCAAGAGCTGCCAGGTGGACAACGGACGGGTCATCGCTTGCTTCGACTCGCTCAAG GGCCGTTGTTCCAGGGAGAATTGCAAGTACCTGCACCCTCCTCCCCATCTAAAGACCCAACTGGAGATCAATGGCAGGAACAATCTGATCCAGCAGAAGAATATGGCCATGCTCGCCCAACAGATGCAGCTCGCCAATGCCATGATGCCTGGCACGCAGCTACCACCTATGGTGAGAGGACACACACGTATGAACACACCACAGCTACTGCCCACG CCGATGTTCTCGGTGACACCAGGCCTGGCCACCAATGCAAgcgcagcagcagctgcagctgcagcctttaATCCCTACTTAAGCCCTGTGTCACCAAGCCTGATGCCTCCAGAGATCCTGCCCAGCACCCCTGTCCTCATGGCCTCCAGCCCTGCAGTCAGCCAAGTCCCCAACGCTGCCGCTGCAGCCCAGAAACTGCTGAGAACAGACAGACTTGAG GTCTGTCGGGAGTATCAAAGGGGCAACTGCTCTCGGGGGGAGAACGACTGTCGCTTCGCTCACCCCGCAGACAGCACTATGATCGACACCAACGACAACACCGTCACTGTATGCATGGACTACATCAAGGGTCGGTGCTCCCGAGAAAAGTGCAAGTACTTCCACCCGCCGGCTCACCTGCAGGCCAAAATAAAGGCTGCCCAGCACCAGGTGAACCAGGCCACAGCCGCCGCAGCCATG ACTCAGTCGGCTGTCAAATCACTGAAGCGACCCCTCGACGCAACCTTTGACCTG GGCATCGCCCCTAGTGTCATGGCTCCCCTGCCAAAGCGGGCAGCCCTGGAGAAGGCCAACGGGGCCTCTGCCGTGTTTAACACCGGCATGCTCCAGTACCAACAGGCCCTGGCCAGCATGCAGTTTCAGCAGCAGGCTGCTTTCCTCCCATCAG GCTCAATATTGTGCATGACACCTGCAGCCAGCGTTG TTCCCATGATGCACGGTGGTACTCCAGCCACTGTGTCTGCAGCCACCACATCTGCCACAAGCGTTCCCTTCGCAACTGCCTCCACCAATCAG GACTCTTCCTTATCAAAGTTGACTTCCAACGAATACATGCAATTG ATTCCAATAATATCTGCAGATCATCTGAGTAGTCACAAGTACTTGACTCAGATGTAG
- the mbnl1 gene encoding muscleblind-like protein 1 isoform X21, with product MAMNITHIRDTKWLTLEVCREFQRGTCSRSDQECKFAHPAKSCQVDNGRVIACFDSLKGRCSRENCKYLHPPPHLKTQLEINGRNNLIQQKNMAMLAQQMQLANAMMPGTQLPPMPMFSVTPGLATNASAAAAAAAAFNPYLSPVSPSLMPPEILPSTPVLMASSPAVSQVPNAAAAAQKLLRTDRLEVCREYQRGNCSRGENDCRFAHPADSTMIDTNDNTVTVCMDYIKGRCSREKCKYFHPPAHLQAKIKAAQHQVNQATAAAAMGIAPSVMAPLPKRAALEKANGASAVFNTGMLQYQQALASMQFQQQAAFLPSVPMMHGGTPATVSAATTSATSVPFATASTNQLTSNEYMQLIPIISADHLSSHKYLTQM from the exons ATGGCAATGAACATAACACACATCCGTGACACAAAGTGGCTGACACTGGAAGTATGTCGGGAGTTCCAGAGGGGCACCTGCTCACGCTCCGACCAGGAGTGCAAGTTCGCTCACCCAGCCAAGAGCTGCCAGGTGGACAACGGACGGGTCATCGCTTGCTTCGACTCGCTCAAG GGCCGTTGTTCCAGGGAGAATTGCAAGTACCTGCACCCTCCTCCCCATCTAAAGACCCAACTGGAGATCAATGGCAGGAACAATCTGATCCAGCAGAAGAATATGGCCATGCTCGCCCAACAGATGCAGCTCGCCAATGCCATGATGCCTGGCACGCAGCTACCACCTATG CCGATGTTCTCGGTGACACCAGGCCTGGCCACCAATGCAAgcgcagcagcagctgcagctgcagcctttaATCCCTACTTAAGCCCTGTGTCACCAAGCCTGATGCCTCCAGAGATCCTGCCCAGCACCCCTGTCCTCATGGCCTCCAGCCCTGCAGTCAGCCAAGTCCCCAACGCTGCCGCTGCAGCCCAGAAACTGCTGAGAACAGACAGACTTGAG GTCTGTCGGGAGTATCAAAGGGGCAACTGCTCTCGGGGGGAGAACGACTGTCGCTTCGCTCACCCCGCAGACAGCACTATGATCGACACCAACGACAACACCGTCACTGTATGCATGGACTACATCAAGGGTCGGTGCTCCCGAGAAAAGTGCAAGTACTTCCACCCGCCGGCTCACCTGCAGGCCAAAATAAAGGCTGCCCAGCACCAGGTGAACCAGGCCACAGCCGCCGCAGCCATG GGCATCGCCCCTAGTGTCATGGCTCCCCTGCCAAAGCGGGCAGCCCTGGAGAAGGCCAACGGGGCCTCTGCCGTGTTTAACACCGGCATGCTCCAGTACCAACAGGCCCTGGCCAGCATGCAGTTTCAGCAGCAGGCTGCTTTCCTCCCATCAG TTCCCATGATGCACGGTGGTACTCCAGCCACTGTGTCTGCAGCCACCACATCTGCCACAAGCGTTCCCTTCGCAACTGCCTCCACCAATCAG TTGACTTCCAACGAATACATGCAATTG ATTCCAATAATATCTGCAGATCATCTGAGTAGTCACAAGTACTTGACTCAGATGTAG
- the mbnl1 gene encoding muscleblind-like protein 1 isoform X25 — MAMNITHIRDTKWLTLEVCREFQRGTCSRSDQECKFAHPAKSCQVDNGRVIACFDSLKGRCSRENCKYLHPPPHLKTQLEINGRNNLIQQKNMAMLAQQMQLANAMMPGTQLPPMPMFSVTPGLATNASAAAAAAAAFNPYLSPVSPSLMPPEILPSTPVLMASSPAVSQVPNAAAAAQKLLRTDRLEVCREYQRGNCSRGENDCRFAHPADSTMIDTNDNTVTVCMDYIKGRCSREKCKYFHPPAHLQAKIKAAQHQVNQATAAAAMGIAPSVMAPLPKRAALEKANGASAVFNTGMLQYQQALASMQFQQQAAFLPSDSNNICRSSE; from the exons ATGGCAATGAACATAACACACATCCGTGACACAAAGTGGCTGACACTGGAAGTATGTCGGGAGTTCCAGAGGGGCACCTGCTCACGCTCCGACCAGGAGTGCAAGTTCGCTCACCCAGCCAAGAGCTGCCAGGTGGACAACGGACGGGTCATCGCTTGCTTCGACTCGCTCAAG GGCCGTTGTTCCAGGGAGAATTGCAAGTACCTGCACCCTCCTCCCCATCTAAAGACCCAACTGGAGATCAATGGCAGGAACAATCTGATCCAGCAGAAGAATATGGCCATGCTCGCCCAACAGATGCAGCTCGCCAATGCCATGATGCCTGGCACGCAGCTACCACCTATG CCGATGTTCTCGGTGACACCAGGCCTGGCCACCAATGCAAgcgcagcagcagctgcagctgcagcctttaATCCCTACTTAAGCCCTGTGTCACCAAGCCTGATGCCTCCAGAGATCCTGCCCAGCACCCCTGTCCTCATGGCCTCCAGCCCTGCAGTCAGCCAAGTCCCCAACGCTGCCGCTGCAGCCCAGAAACTGCTGAGAACAGACAGACTTGAG GTCTGTCGGGAGTATCAAAGGGGCAACTGCTCTCGGGGGGAGAACGACTGTCGCTTCGCTCACCCCGCAGACAGCACTATGATCGACACCAACGACAACACCGTCACTGTATGCATGGACTACATCAAGGGTCGGTGCTCCCGAGAAAAGTGCAAGTACTTCCACCCGCCGGCTCACCTGCAGGCCAAAATAAAGGCTGCCCAGCACCAGGTGAACCAGGCCACAGCCGCCGCAGCCATG GGCATCGCCCCTAGTGTCATGGCTCCCCTGCCAAAGCGGGCAGCCCTGGAGAAGGCCAACGGGGCCTCTGCCGTGTTTAACACCGGCATGCTCCAGTACCAACAGGCCCTGGCCAGCATGCAGTTTCAGCAGCAGGCTGCTTTCCTCCCATCAG ATTCCAATAATATCTGCAGATCATCTGAGTAG
- the mbnl1 gene encoding muscleblind-like protein 1 isoform X8, giving the protein MAMNITHIRDTKWLTLEVCREFQRGTCSRSDQECKFAHPAKSCQVDNGRVIACFDSLKGRCSRENCKYLHPPPHLKTQLEINGRNNLIQQKNMAMLAQQMQLANAMMPGTQLPPMPMFSVTPGLATNASAAAAAAAAFNPYLSPVSPSLMPPEILPSTPVLMASSPAVSQVPNAAAAAQKLLRTDRLEVCREYQRGNCSRGENDCRFAHPADSTMIDTNDNTVTVCMDYIKGRCSREKCKYFHPPAHLQAKIKAAQHQVNQATAAAAMTQSAVKSLKRPLDATFDLGIAPSVMAPLPKRAALEKANGASAVFNTGMLQYQQALASMQFQQQAAFLPSGSILCMTPAASVVPMMHGGTPATVSAATTSATSVPFATASTNQLTSNEYMQLIPIISADHLSSHKYLTQM; this is encoded by the exons ATGGCAATGAACATAACACACATCCGTGACACAAAGTGGCTGACACTGGAAGTATGTCGGGAGTTCCAGAGGGGCACCTGCTCACGCTCCGACCAGGAGTGCAAGTTCGCTCACCCAGCCAAGAGCTGCCAGGTGGACAACGGACGGGTCATCGCTTGCTTCGACTCGCTCAAG GGCCGTTGTTCCAGGGAGAATTGCAAGTACCTGCACCCTCCTCCCCATCTAAAGACCCAACTGGAGATCAATGGCAGGAACAATCTGATCCAGCAGAAGAATATGGCCATGCTCGCCCAACAGATGCAGCTCGCCAATGCCATGATGCCTGGCACGCAGCTACCACCTATG CCGATGTTCTCGGTGACACCAGGCCTGGCCACCAATGCAAgcgcagcagcagctgcagctgcagcctttaATCCCTACTTAAGCCCTGTGTCACCAAGCCTGATGCCTCCAGAGATCCTGCCCAGCACCCCTGTCCTCATGGCCTCCAGCCCTGCAGTCAGCCAAGTCCCCAACGCTGCCGCTGCAGCCCAGAAACTGCTGAGAACAGACAGACTTGAG GTCTGTCGGGAGTATCAAAGGGGCAACTGCTCTCGGGGGGAGAACGACTGTCGCTTCGCTCACCCCGCAGACAGCACTATGATCGACACCAACGACAACACCGTCACTGTATGCATGGACTACATCAAGGGTCGGTGCTCCCGAGAAAAGTGCAAGTACTTCCACCCGCCGGCTCACCTGCAGGCCAAAATAAAGGCTGCCCAGCACCAGGTGAACCAGGCCACAGCCGCCGCAGCCATG ACTCAGTCGGCTGTCAAATCACTGAAGCGACCCCTCGACGCAACCTTTGACCTG GGCATCGCCCCTAGTGTCATGGCTCCCCTGCCAAAGCGGGCAGCCCTGGAGAAGGCCAACGGGGCCTCTGCCGTGTTTAACACCGGCATGCTCCAGTACCAACAGGCCCTGGCCAGCATGCAGTTTCAGCAGCAGGCTGCTTTCCTCCCATCAG GCTCAATATTGTGCATGACACCTGCAGCCAGCGTTG TTCCCATGATGCACGGTGGTACTCCAGCCACTGTGTCTGCAGCCACCACATCTGCCACAAGCGTTCCCTTCGCAACTGCCTCCACCAATCAG TTGACTTCCAACGAATACATGCAATTG ATTCCAATAATATCTGCAGATCATCTGAGTAGTCACAAGTACTTGACTCAGATGTAG
- the mbnl1 gene encoding muscleblind-like protein 1 isoform X9, with protein sequence MAMNITHIRDTKWLTLEVCREFQRGTCSRSDQECKFAHPAKSCQVDNGRVIACFDSLKGRCSRENCKYLHPPPHLKTQLEINGRNNLIQQKNMAMLAQQMQLANAMMPGTQLPPMPMFSVTPGLATNASAAAAAAAAFNPYLSPVSPSLMPPEILPSTPVLMASSPAVSQVPNAAAAAQKLLRTDRLEVCREYQRGNCSRGENDCRFAHPADSTMIDTNDNTVTVCMDYIKGRCSREKCKYFHPPAHLQAKIKAAQHQVNQATAAAAMTQSAVKSLKRPLDATFDLGIAPSVMAPLPKRAALEKANGASAVFNTGMLQYQQALASMQFQQQAAFLPSVPMMHGGTPATVSAATTSATSVPFATASTNQDSSLSKLTSNEYMQLIPIISADHLSSHKYLTQM encoded by the exons ATGGCAATGAACATAACACACATCCGTGACACAAAGTGGCTGACACTGGAAGTATGTCGGGAGTTCCAGAGGGGCACCTGCTCACGCTCCGACCAGGAGTGCAAGTTCGCTCACCCAGCCAAGAGCTGCCAGGTGGACAACGGACGGGTCATCGCTTGCTTCGACTCGCTCAAG GGCCGTTGTTCCAGGGAGAATTGCAAGTACCTGCACCCTCCTCCCCATCTAAAGACCCAACTGGAGATCAATGGCAGGAACAATCTGATCCAGCAGAAGAATATGGCCATGCTCGCCCAACAGATGCAGCTCGCCAATGCCATGATGCCTGGCACGCAGCTACCACCTATG CCGATGTTCTCGGTGACACCAGGCCTGGCCACCAATGCAAgcgcagcagcagctgcagctgcagcctttaATCCCTACTTAAGCCCTGTGTCACCAAGCCTGATGCCTCCAGAGATCCTGCCCAGCACCCCTGTCCTCATGGCCTCCAGCCCTGCAGTCAGCCAAGTCCCCAACGCTGCCGCTGCAGCCCAGAAACTGCTGAGAACAGACAGACTTGAG GTCTGTCGGGAGTATCAAAGGGGCAACTGCTCTCGGGGGGAGAACGACTGTCGCTTCGCTCACCCCGCAGACAGCACTATGATCGACACCAACGACAACACCGTCACTGTATGCATGGACTACATCAAGGGTCGGTGCTCCCGAGAAAAGTGCAAGTACTTCCACCCGCCGGCTCACCTGCAGGCCAAAATAAAGGCTGCCCAGCACCAGGTGAACCAGGCCACAGCCGCCGCAGCCATG ACTCAGTCGGCTGTCAAATCACTGAAGCGACCCCTCGACGCAACCTTTGACCTG GGCATCGCCCCTAGTGTCATGGCTCCCCTGCCAAAGCGGGCAGCCCTGGAGAAGGCCAACGGGGCCTCTGCCGTGTTTAACACCGGCATGCTCCAGTACCAACAGGCCCTGGCCAGCATGCAGTTTCAGCAGCAGGCTGCTTTCCTCCCATCAG TTCCCATGATGCACGGTGGTACTCCAGCCACTGTGTCTGCAGCCACCACATCTGCCACAAGCGTTCCCTTCGCAACTGCCTCCACCAATCAG GACTCTTCCTTATCAAAGTTGACTTCCAACGAATACATGCAATTG ATTCCAATAATATCTGCAGATCATCTGAGTAGTCACAAGTACTTGACTCAGATGTAG
- the mbnl1 gene encoding muscleblind-like protein 1 isoform X17, giving the protein MAMNITHIRDTKWLTLEVCREFQRGTCSRSDQECKFAHPAKSCQVDNGRVIACFDSLKGRCSRENCKYLHPPPHLKTQLEINGRNNLIQQKNMAMLAQQMQLANAMMPGTQLPPMPMFSVTPGLATNASAAAAAAAAFNPYLSPVSPSLMPPEILPSTPVLMASSPAVSQVPNAAAAAQKLLRTDRLEVCREYQRGNCSRGENDCRFAHPADSTMIDTNDNTVTVCMDYIKGRCSREKCKYFHPPAHLQAKIKAAQHQVNQATAAAAMTQSAVKSLKRPLDATFDLGIAPSVMAPLPKRAALEKANGASAVFNTGMLQYQQALASMQFQQQAAFLPSVPMMHGGTPATVSAATTSATSVPFATASTNQIPIISADHLSSHKYLTQM; this is encoded by the exons ATGGCAATGAACATAACACACATCCGTGACACAAAGTGGCTGACACTGGAAGTATGTCGGGAGTTCCAGAGGGGCACCTGCTCACGCTCCGACCAGGAGTGCAAGTTCGCTCACCCAGCCAAGAGCTGCCAGGTGGACAACGGACGGGTCATCGCTTGCTTCGACTCGCTCAAG GGCCGTTGTTCCAGGGAGAATTGCAAGTACCTGCACCCTCCTCCCCATCTAAAGACCCAACTGGAGATCAATGGCAGGAACAATCTGATCCAGCAGAAGAATATGGCCATGCTCGCCCAACAGATGCAGCTCGCCAATGCCATGATGCCTGGCACGCAGCTACCACCTATG CCGATGTTCTCGGTGACACCAGGCCTGGCCACCAATGCAAgcgcagcagcagctgcagctgcagcctttaATCCCTACTTAAGCCCTGTGTCACCAAGCCTGATGCCTCCAGAGATCCTGCCCAGCACCCCTGTCCTCATGGCCTCCAGCCCTGCAGTCAGCCAAGTCCCCAACGCTGCCGCTGCAGCCCAGAAACTGCTGAGAACAGACAGACTTGAG GTCTGTCGGGAGTATCAAAGGGGCAACTGCTCTCGGGGGGAGAACGACTGTCGCTTCGCTCACCCCGCAGACAGCACTATGATCGACACCAACGACAACACCGTCACTGTATGCATGGACTACATCAAGGGTCGGTGCTCCCGAGAAAAGTGCAAGTACTTCCACCCGCCGGCTCACCTGCAGGCCAAAATAAAGGCTGCCCAGCACCAGGTGAACCAGGCCACAGCCGCCGCAGCCATG ACTCAGTCGGCTGTCAAATCACTGAAGCGACCCCTCGACGCAACCTTTGACCTG GGCATCGCCCCTAGTGTCATGGCTCCCCTGCCAAAGCGGGCAGCCCTGGAGAAGGCCAACGGGGCCTCTGCCGTGTTTAACACCGGCATGCTCCAGTACCAACAGGCCCTGGCCAGCATGCAGTTTCAGCAGCAGGCTGCTTTCCTCCCATCAG TTCCCATGATGCACGGTGGTACTCCAGCCACTGTGTCTGCAGCCACCACATCTGCCACAAGCGTTCCCTTCGCAACTGCCTCCACCAATCAG ATTCCAATAATATCTGCAGATCATCTGAGTAGTCACAAGTACTTGACTCAGATGTAG
- the mbnl1 gene encoding muscleblind-like protein 1 isoform X4 — MAMNITHIRDTKWLTLEVCREFQRGTCSRSDQECKFAHPAKSCQVDNGRVIACFDSLKGRCSRENCKYLHPPPHLKTQLEINGRNNLIQQKNMAMLAQQMQLANAMMPGTQLPPMPMFSVTPGLATNASAAAAAAAAFNPYLSPVSPSLMPPEILPSTPVLMASSPAVSQVPNAAAAAQKLLRTDRLEVCREYQRGNCSRGENDCRFAHPADSTMIDTNDNTVTVCMDYIKGRCSREKCKYFHPPAHLQAKIKAAQHQVNQATAAAAMTQSAVKSLKRPLDATFDLGIAPSVMAPLPKRAALEKANGASAVFNTGMLQYQQALASMQFQQQAAFLPSGSILCMTPAASVVPMMHGGTPATVSAATTSATSVPFATASTNQDSSLSKLTSNEYMQLIPIISADHLSSHKYLTQM, encoded by the exons ATGGCAATGAACATAACACACATCCGTGACACAAAGTGGCTGACACTGGAAGTATGTCGGGAGTTCCAGAGGGGCACCTGCTCACGCTCCGACCAGGAGTGCAAGTTCGCTCACCCAGCCAAGAGCTGCCAGGTGGACAACGGACGGGTCATCGCTTGCTTCGACTCGCTCAAG GGCCGTTGTTCCAGGGAGAATTGCAAGTACCTGCACCCTCCTCCCCATCTAAAGACCCAACTGGAGATCAATGGCAGGAACAATCTGATCCAGCAGAAGAATATGGCCATGCTCGCCCAACAGATGCAGCTCGCCAATGCCATGATGCCTGGCACGCAGCTACCACCTATG CCGATGTTCTCGGTGACACCAGGCCTGGCCACCAATGCAAgcgcagcagcagctgcagctgcagcctttaATCCCTACTTAAGCCCTGTGTCACCAAGCCTGATGCCTCCAGAGATCCTGCCCAGCACCCCTGTCCTCATGGCCTCCAGCCCTGCAGTCAGCCAAGTCCCCAACGCTGCCGCTGCAGCCCAGAAACTGCTGAGAACAGACAGACTTGAG GTCTGTCGGGAGTATCAAAGGGGCAACTGCTCTCGGGGGGAGAACGACTGTCGCTTCGCTCACCCCGCAGACAGCACTATGATCGACACCAACGACAACACCGTCACTGTATGCATGGACTACATCAAGGGTCGGTGCTCCCGAGAAAAGTGCAAGTACTTCCACCCGCCGGCTCACCTGCAGGCCAAAATAAAGGCTGCCCAGCACCAGGTGAACCAGGCCACAGCCGCCGCAGCCATG ACTCAGTCGGCTGTCAAATCACTGAAGCGACCCCTCGACGCAACCTTTGACCTG GGCATCGCCCCTAGTGTCATGGCTCCCCTGCCAAAGCGGGCAGCCCTGGAGAAGGCCAACGGGGCCTCTGCCGTGTTTAACACCGGCATGCTCCAGTACCAACAGGCCCTGGCCAGCATGCAGTTTCAGCAGCAGGCTGCTTTCCTCCCATCAG GCTCAATATTGTGCATGACACCTGCAGCCAGCGTTG TTCCCATGATGCACGGTGGTACTCCAGCCACTGTGTCTGCAGCCACCACATCTGCCACAAGCGTTCCCTTCGCAACTGCCTCCACCAATCAG GACTCTTCCTTATCAAAGTTGACTTCCAACGAATACATGCAATTG ATTCCAATAATATCTGCAGATCATCTGAGTAGTCACAAGTACTTGACTCAGATGTAG
- the mbnl1 gene encoding muscleblind-like protein 1 isoform X14: MAMNITHIRDTKWLTLEVCREFQRGTCSRSDQECKFAHPAKSCQVDNGRVIACFDSLKGRCSRENCKYLHPPPHLKTQLEINGRNNLIQQKNMAMLAQQMQLANAMMPGTQLPPMPMFSVTPGLATNASAAAAAAAAFNPYLSPVSPSLMPPEILPSTPVLMASSPAVSQVPNAAAAAQKLLRTDRLEVCREYQRGNCSRGENDCRFAHPADSTMIDTNDNTVTVCMDYIKGRCSREKCKYFHPPAHLQAKIKAAQHQVNQATAAAAMTQSAVKSLKRPLDATFDLGIAPSVMAPLPKRAALEKANGASAVFNTGMLQYQQALASMQFQQQAAFLPSVPMMHGGTPATVSAATTSATSVPFATASTNQLTSNEYMQLIPIISADHLSSHKYLTQM, translated from the exons ATGGCAATGAACATAACACACATCCGTGACACAAAGTGGCTGACACTGGAAGTATGTCGGGAGTTCCAGAGGGGCACCTGCTCACGCTCCGACCAGGAGTGCAAGTTCGCTCACCCAGCCAAGAGCTGCCAGGTGGACAACGGACGGGTCATCGCTTGCTTCGACTCGCTCAAG GGCCGTTGTTCCAGGGAGAATTGCAAGTACCTGCACCCTCCTCCCCATCTAAAGACCCAACTGGAGATCAATGGCAGGAACAATCTGATCCAGCAGAAGAATATGGCCATGCTCGCCCAACAGATGCAGCTCGCCAATGCCATGATGCCTGGCACGCAGCTACCACCTATG CCGATGTTCTCGGTGACACCAGGCCTGGCCACCAATGCAAgcgcagcagcagctgcagctgcagcctttaATCCCTACTTAAGCCCTGTGTCACCAAGCCTGATGCCTCCAGAGATCCTGCCCAGCACCCCTGTCCTCATGGCCTCCAGCCCTGCAGTCAGCCAAGTCCCCAACGCTGCCGCTGCAGCCCAGAAACTGCTGAGAACAGACAGACTTGAG GTCTGTCGGGAGTATCAAAGGGGCAACTGCTCTCGGGGGGAGAACGACTGTCGCTTCGCTCACCCCGCAGACAGCACTATGATCGACACCAACGACAACACCGTCACTGTATGCATGGACTACATCAAGGGTCGGTGCTCCCGAGAAAAGTGCAAGTACTTCCACCCGCCGGCTCACCTGCAGGCCAAAATAAAGGCTGCCCAGCACCAGGTGAACCAGGCCACAGCCGCCGCAGCCATG ACTCAGTCGGCTGTCAAATCACTGAAGCGACCCCTCGACGCAACCTTTGACCTG GGCATCGCCCCTAGTGTCATGGCTCCCCTGCCAAAGCGGGCAGCCCTGGAGAAGGCCAACGGGGCCTCTGCCGTGTTTAACACCGGCATGCTCCAGTACCAACAGGCCCTGGCCAGCATGCAGTTTCAGCAGCAGGCTGCTTTCCTCCCATCAG TTCCCATGATGCACGGTGGTACTCCAGCCACTGTGTCTGCAGCCACCACATCTGCCACAAGCGTTCCCTTCGCAACTGCCTCCACCAATCAG TTGACTTCCAACGAATACATGCAATTG ATTCCAATAATATCTGCAGATCATCTGAGTAGTCACAAGTACTTGACTCAGATGTAG
- the mbnl1 gene encoding muscleblind-like protein 1 isoform X15 → MAMNITHIRDTKWLTLEVCREFQRGTCSRSDQECKFAHPAKSCQVDNGRVIACFDSLKGRCSRENCKYLHPPPHLKTQLEINGRNNLIQQKNMAMLAQQMQLANAMMPGTQLPPMVRGHTRMNTPQLLPTPMFSVTPGLATNASAAAAAAAAFNPYLSPVSPSLMPPEILPSTPVLMASSPAVSQVPNAAAAAQKLLRTDRLEVCREYQRGNCSRGENDCRFAHPADSTMIDTNDNTVTVCMDYIKGRCSREKCKYFHPPAHLQAKIKAAQHQVNQATAAAAMGIAPSVMAPLPKRAALEKANGASAVFNTGMLQYQQALASMQFQQQAAFLPSGSILCMTPAASVVPMMHGGTPATVSAATTSATSVPFATASTNQIPIISADHLSSHKYLTQM, encoded by the exons ATGGCAATGAACATAACACACATCCGTGACACAAAGTGGCTGACACTGGAAGTATGTCGGGAGTTCCAGAGGGGCACCTGCTCACGCTCCGACCAGGAGTGCAAGTTCGCTCACCCAGCCAAGAGCTGCCAGGTGGACAACGGACGGGTCATCGCTTGCTTCGACTCGCTCAAG GGCCGTTGTTCCAGGGAGAATTGCAAGTACCTGCACCCTCCTCCCCATCTAAAGACCCAACTGGAGATCAATGGCAGGAACAATCTGATCCAGCAGAAGAATATGGCCATGCTCGCCCAACAGATGCAGCTCGCCAATGCCATGATGCCTGGCACGCAGCTACCACCTATGGTGAGAGGACACACACGTATGAACACACCACAGCTACTGCCCACG CCGATGTTCTCGGTGACACCAGGCCTGGCCACCAATGCAAgcgcagcagcagctgcagctgcagcctttaATCCCTACTTAAGCCCTGTGTCACCAAGCCTGATGCCTCCAGAGATCCTGCCCAGCACCCCTGTCCTCATGGCCTCCAGCCCTGCAGTCAGCCAAGTCCCCAACGCTGCCGCTGCAGCCCAGAAACTGCTGAGAACAGACAGACTTGAG GTCTGTCGGGAGTATCAAAGGGGCAACTGCTCTCGGGGGGAGAACGACTGTCGCTTCGCTCACCCCGCAGACAGCACTATGATCGACACCAACGACAACACCGTCACTGTATGCATGGACTACATCAAGGGTCGGTGCTCCCGAGAAAAGTGCAAGTACTTCCACCCGCCGGCTCACCTGCAGGCCAAAATAAAGGCTGCCCAGCACCAGGTGAACCAGGCCACAGCCGCCGCAGCCATG GGCATCGCCCCTAGTGTCATGGCTCCCCTGCCAAAGCGGGCAGCCCTGGAGAAGGCCAACGGGGCCTCTGCCGTGTTTAACACCGGCATGCTCCAGTACCAACAGGCCCTGGCCAGCATGCAGTTTCAGCAGCAGGCTGCTTTCCTCCCATCAG GCTCAATATTGTGCATGACACCTGCAGCCAGCGTTG TTCCCATGATGCACGGTGGTACTCCAGCCACTGTGTCTGCAGCCACCACATCTGCCACAAGCGTTCCCTTCGCAACTGCCTCCACCAATCAG ATTCCAATAATATCTGCAGATCATCTGAGTAGTCACAAGTACTTGACTCAGATGTAG